The proteins below are encoded in one region of [Limnothrix rosea] IAM M-220:
- a CDS encoding nucleotidyltransferase family protein, giving the protein MTEANVLKRDFVLNTLVQRLDSIQQMGVKHLALFGSVARDEADTESDLDFLVEFEAELTFDLYMDLKFFLENLFQRKVDLVIKEDLKPQLKDSILQQAIYVA; this is encoded by the coding sequence ATGACAGAAGCGAATGTATTGAAACGAGATTTTGTGTTGAATACCTTGGTGCAGCGTTTAGATAGTATTCAGCAAATGGGAGTTAAACATTTAGCTTTGTTTGGTTCTGTTGCGCGTGATGAAGCAGATACGGAAAGTGATTTAGATTTTTTGGTGGAGTTTGAAGCAGAGTTGACCTTCGACCTCTATATGGATTTAAAGTTTTTTCTAGAGAATCTATTTCAACGAAAGGTTGATTTAGTTATTAAAGAAGACCTGAAACCTCAACTTAAAGACTCTATTCTTCAGCAGGCTATTTATGTCGCGTAG
- a CDS encoding DUF86 domain-containing protein — MSRSLSLYLTDILTSIAKIQSYAEGLSYEELCDDERTLDAIAHNLQIIGEATKQIPDSIRTKYPEIEWQKIAGLRDIIAHTYFKVNPKIIWSIIQTKLAPLQNCVLRISEQEIF; from the coding sequence ATGTCGCGTAGTCTTTCGCTTTATCTCACGGATATTCTGACCAGCATCGCAAAAATTCAAAGTTATGCTGAGGGATTGAGCTATGAAGAGTTATGTGATGATGAACGCACTCTAGATGCAATTGCCCACAATTTACAGATTATTGGTGAAGCCACAAAACAAATACCTGACTCAATCCGTACAAAATATCCAGAAATTGAATGGCAGAAGATTGCGGGGTTGAGGGACATCATTGCTCACACTTATTTCAAAGTGAATCCTAAAATTATCTGGAGTATTATCCAAACTAAATTAGCGCCCCTCCAAAACTGTGTTCTGAGAATAAGTGAGCAAGAAATATTTTAA